From one Marinobacter sp. LV10MA510-1 genomic stretch:
- a CDS encoding YqaE/Pmp3 family membrane protein produces MDLLRILIAILVPPLGVFLQVGIGKHFWINIVLTLLGYIPGIVHAVWVIAKK; encoded by the coding sequence ATGGACCTTCTGCGTATTCTGATTGCCATTTTGGTGCCGCCACTGGGCGTTTTTCTGCAAGTGGGCATTGGCAAGCATTTCTGGATCAACATCGTGTTGACCTTATTAGGCTACATTCCTGGCATCGTGCACGCGGTGTGGGTTATTGCCAAAAAATAG
- a CDS encoding MBL fold metallo-hydrolase — translation MDIRPAATLALIRDSDKGLEVLLLQRTWKASFLPGYFVFPGGAVDDADQACRAHIAGPDDSAISQIMSLSEGGADYMVAALRECFEEAGLLLAVNDNGELVGADHPIHQSRQALFRGDVSLQVLCLQHNLILPLDRLAYLSHWVTPPGPPRRFDTRFFVAVTPENQIASHDGEETIDHLWITPQQGLAEYRSGERLFSLPTLRTLRVLHDFTDTGAVMRYAHANPPEPLPSEPWPARRRDKSIVLEPDAPAYDEARKLDPEGAGTTNAVIVPGEPVEIAAGVIRLTSPNPGVMTGPGTNTYLVGHDRFTVIDPGPENSAHIKRILALTGGRVDQVLVTHTHQDHSPATILLKERTGCRLIGRAAPAGASQDSSFNPDDEPDHGDLIVTDAGILKVLHTPGHASNHLCYLLLEQGMLFSGDHIMQGSTVVINPPDGDMKAYIESLYDLLAEPLSFIAPGHGFVMARPEATVDYLITHRLTREHKIARVLKKLTPVSLEKLTASAYDDVPAAIHGVAARSALAHLLKLEQEDRASSNGDAWRATRHT, via the coding sequence ATGGATATCCGCCCTGCTGCCACTCTTGCTTTGATCCGCGATAGCGACAAGGGTCTTGAGGTGCTGCTGCTACAACGTACCTGGAAAGCCTCTTTTCTGCCGGGTTATTTCGTTTTTCCCGGCGGCGCGGTGGATGACGCCGACCAAGCCTGCCGCGCCCACATTGCCGGCCCTGACGATAGTGCCATCAGCCAGATCATGAGCCTAAGCGAGGGCGGCGCAGACTACATGGTGGCGGCATTGAGGGAATGCTTCGAAGAAGCCGGCCTGCTGCTGGCAGTTAACGATAACGGCGAACTGGTCGGCGCAGACCACCCCATTCATCAGTCACGGCAGGCCTTGTTTCGCGGCGACGTGAGCTTGCAGGTGCTGTGCCTGCAACACAATCTGATTCTGCCTCTGGACCGGCTGGCTTACCTGAGCCACTGGGTAACCCCGCCGGGGCCTCCGCGACGTTTCGACACCCGCTTTTTTGTGGCGGTTACCCCGGAAAACCAGATCGCCAGCCACGATGGCGAAGAAACCATTGACCACCTGTGGATAACCCCGCAGCAGGGCCTGGCGGAATATCGCAGCGGCGAACGCCTGTTCAGCCTGCCGACCCTGCGCACCCTGCGGGTGCTGCACGATTTCACCGACACCGGCGCGGTTATGCGTTACGCCCACGCCAATCCACCCGAGCCATTGCCCAGTGAGCCCTGGCCCGCCAGACGGCGCGATAAATCCATCGTTCTGGAGCCCGACGCGCCGGCCTACGATGAAGCTCGCAAGCTTGACCCGGAAGGCGCAGGCACCACCAACGCAGTGATTGTCCCCGGCGAGCCGGTAGAAATTGCCGCAGGCGTTATCCGCCTGACCTCGCCCAACCCGGGCGTGATGACCGGGCCAGGCACCAATACTTACCTGGTGGGCCACGATCGTTTCACCGTGATTGACCCGGGCCCGGAAAATTCCGCCCACATCAAGCGGATTCTGGCACTAACCGGTGGACGTGTTGACCAGGTATTGGTGACTCACACTCATCAGGACCATTCACCGGCTACCATCTTGCTAAAAGAACGCACCGGCTGTCGGCTGATCGGCCGCGCCGCGCCGGCAGGCGCGTCACAGGACAGCAGTTTCAATCCGGATGACGAGCCTGATCACGGCGATCTGATTGTCACAGACGCCGGCATCCTGAAGGTGTTGCACACGCCGGGGCACGCGTCGAATCACCTGTGTTATTTGCTGTTGGAGCAGGGAATGCTGTTTTCTGGGGACCACATCATGCAGGGTTCCACCGTGGTGATTAACCCGCCAGACGGCGATATGAAGGCGTACATAGAATCGCTCTATGATTTACTGGCCGAGCCGCTGAGTTTTATTGCACCCGGCCATGGCTTCGTGATGGCGCGGCCAGAGGCGACAGTCGATTATTTAATTACCCACCGATTGACCCGCGAACACAAAATTGCCCGGGTGCTGAAGAAACTGACACCGGTCAGCCTGGAAAAGCTTACCGCCAGCGCCTATGACGACGTACCGGCAGCGATTCACGGTGTGGCCGCGCGCTCGGCGCTGGCGCACCTGTTAAAGCTGGAGCAGGAGGACCGCGCCAGTTCAAACGGCGACGCCTGGCGTGCTACCCGCCATACCTGA
- a CDS encoding thioesterase family protein, which yields MARIKLEFPEQVFCFQTRLAVRSTDLNGANHLGNDALISMLSEARVQLLSHHGIDEVGHNGLGILVTDLATVYQAETYYPETLVFDVGITDFNRYGGDFVFRVTRERDGAAVAQAKYGFVFFDYGETQVTPMPDSFRLKFAV from the coding sequence GTGGCTCGAATAAAACTGGAATTTCCCGAGCAGGTGTTTTGTTTTCAAACTCGTCTGGCAGTGCGCAGCACCGATCTCAACGGTGCCAATCATTTGGGTAACGATGCACTGATTTCCATGCTGTCAGAGGCACGGGTGCAGCTTCTTTCCCATCACGGGATTGACGAAGTCGGTCACAATGGCCTGGGCATTCTGGTGACTGACCTGGCTACTGTGTATCAGGCCGAAACCTACTACCCGGAAACCCTGGTGTTTGACGTAGGAATAACCGACTTTAATCGCTACGGCGGTGATTTTGTATTCCGCGTAACCCGCGAACGGGACGGCGCTGCAGTGGCGCAGGCCAAATACGGTTTTGTATTTTTTGATTATGGTGAAACACAGGTAACGCCCATGCCGGATAGCTTTCGCTTGAAGTTCGCCGTCTGA
- a CDS encoding MATE family efflux transporter produces the protein MSQLPTNASAGASLPRQLYDMTWPMLFGVLSLMTFQLTDSAFIGQLGRDPLAALGFTIPMQQLVSGMYVGLGIATTAVISRTLGLNNNDRARQLGGLVVLIGAVLVLVLCLLVWFGQQPILTLLGAEPELWPVIRQYWAPWLIAAWIGAMVYFGYSLCRSHGNTKLPGAVMVATSLLNIGLDWLYIFYFGWGLPGAAWATATAFGLGALLIYPLLLKRGWLGFDLAGLQLVRAVRQLGGIMAPAMVSQMMPPMAAVLATALVASFGSTAVAAWGLGSRLEFFSIVVVLALTMSMPQMIGRMLGRGEIENIRRLVGLAVRFLVVWQLAIGLLWLLGSGLVTELFTTDAEVQSILASYLWRVPLSYGGLGACMLMVSVCNALGLPLRALLISTLRLFLCYLPMLWLGSQLNGIPGLMTGALVGNLLAGIIAWQLYRAGMARLSAKSRQGPGKVTARNAG, from the coding sequence GTGAGTCAATTACCCACCAACGCCAGCGCCGGCGCCAGCCTGCCTCGCCAGCTTTACGACATGACCTGGCCAATGCTGTTCGGTGTGTTATCGCTGATGACATTTCAGCTTACCGACAGCGCGTTTATCGGCCAGCTTGGCCGCGACCCGCTGGCAGCACTGGGCTTTACCATTCCCATGCAGCAACTGGTCAGCGGTATGTATGTTGGCCTGGGCATTGCCACCACCGCCGTAATTTCCCGCACCCTGGGCCTGAACAACAACGATCGCGCGCGCCAATTGGGCGGGCTGGTGGTGCTGATTGGCGCTGTGCTGGTGCTGGTGTTGTGCCTGCTGGTGTGGTTCGGTCAGCAACCGATTCTGACCCTGCTGGGCGCCGAGCCTGAACTATGGCCGGTTATTCGCCAATACTGGGCGCCTTGGCTGATTGCAGCCTGGATCGGCGCCATGGTGTATTTCGGTTACAGCTTGTGCCGCTCCCACGGCAACACCAAACTGCCCGGCGCGGTGATGGTGGCCACCAGCCTGCTAAATATAGGGTTGGACTGGCTGTACATCTTTTATTTTGGCTGGGGCCTGCCCGGCGCGGCCTGGGCCACCGCCACCGCCTTCGGCCTGGGCGCTCTGCTGATCTATCCGCTGCTGCTCAAGCGCGGCTGGCTCGGGTTTGACCTGGCCGGCCTGCAGCTGGTGCGCGCGGTGCGCCAGTTGGGCGGCATTATGGCGCCGGCCATGGTCAGCCAGATGATGCCGCCAATGGCCGCGGTACTGGCCACAGCGCTGGTCGCCAGTTTTGGTTCTACCGCCGTCGCGGCCTGGGGGCTGGGCTCGCGATTGGAGTTTTTCTCGATTGTGGTGGTGCTGGCGCTGACTATGTCGATGCCGCAAATGATCGGGCGCATGCTGGGCCGGGGTGAAATAGAAAATATTCGTCGCCTTGTGGGTCTGGCGGTGCGTTTTTTGGTGGTGTGGCAGCTGGCCATTGGCCTGCTGTGGCTGCTGGGTTCCGGCCTGGTGACCGAATTGTTCACCACCGATGCTGAGGTGCAAAGTATTCTGGCCAGCTATCTATGGCGGGTGCCGTTGAGCTACGGCGGGCTGGGCGCCTGCATGCTGATGGTGTCGGTGTGCAACGCCCTGGGGCTGCCGCTGCGGGCGCTGCTAATTTCCACCTTGCGACTGTTTCTGTGTTACCTGCCCATGCTCTGGCTGGGCAGCCAGCTTAATGGCATTCCCGGCCTGATGACCGGCGCGCTGGTGGGCAATCTGCTGGCCGGCATTATCGCCTGGCAGCTTTACCGCGCCGGAATGGCAAGGCTGTCCGCAAAAAGCAGGCAAGGACCCGGCAAAGTAACTGCCCGTAATGCCGGTTAG
- the tpx gene encoding thiol peroxidase, whose protein sequence is MSNVTLGGDAVELSGNFPQPGETIQPFTLTNNSLEDVKLSSWDGKRKILSIFPSIDTGVCAASTRKFNEKAADLDNTVVLVISADLPFAFARFCGAEGLDNVISLSSFRNYSFQQDYGVAMQTGPLAGLCARAVIVLDENNKVLHSELVGEIKDEPNYDAALNAL, encoded by the coding sequence ATGAGCAACGTAACACTTGGCGGCGATGCCGTAGAATTGAGCGGAAACTTCCCCCAACCTGGCGAAACCATCCAACCTTTTACTCTGACCAACAACAGCCTGGAAGACGTTAAACTCAGCAGCTGGGACGGCAAGCGTAAAATTCTGAGTATTTTCCCCAGCATAGATACCGGCGTGTGTGCCGCATCTACCCGAAAATTCAACGAAAAAGCCGCTGATCTCGACAACACCGTGGTGTTGGTGATTTCCGCAGACCTGCCCTTTGCCTTTGCCCGTTTCTGTGGCGCCGAAGGCCTGGACAACGTCATTTCCCTGTCCAGCTTCCGCAACTACAGCTTTCAGCAGGACTACGGCGTTGCTATGCAAACCGGCCCGTTAGCAGGTTTGTGCGCCCGCGCGGTGATTGTTCTAGACGAGAACAACAAGGTACTGCACAGCGAACTGGTTGGCGAAATCAAAGACGAGCCCAACTACGACGCCGCTCTGAACGCTCTGTAA
- a CDS encoding multidrug effflux MFS transporter has protein sequence MLALTSIWTTILLAAAVALGPLATDMYLPALPQIGSDLNASIGDVQLTLSFYLAGFAMAQLFCGPLADRFGRKPIMIAGFFIFALASIGCARATNVDSLMLFRFLQALGGSAGPVLGRAAVRDIYTPQQSARIMAILASIMALAPALAPTIGGVMVTHLGWASIFYVLAGYALAMMAIVAIGIPEPMRPEYRQPLRPASLLKNYRLIGTDISFLGYTLTNSLMYSSLFAFISGSSFVLIDFLGVSPQHFGLYFAFVVAGYIVGNLLAVRLGTRLSPDQILLRGILLAAAGGTVMASLALAEVYSVWAVMLPQAVILCGTGMVLPQTMAGALANFPRMAGSASSLFGFAQMTIAAGSGALVGYLHDGTSLVMALVIATSTFAALASYVLLVQRFPAPGFEPEASV, from the coding sequence ATGCTTGCCTTAACCAGTATCTGGACCACCATATTATTAGCTGCCGCGGTGGCGCTGGGGCCATTGGCAACCGATATGTACCTGCCGGCACTGCCGCAGATTGGCAGCGACCTGAACGCCAGCATCGGCGATGTTCAGCTTACTCTGAGCTTTTATCTGGCCGGTTTTGCCATGGCGCAGTTGTTTTGTGGCCCCTTGGCCGATCGCTTTGGCCGCAAACCCATCATGATTGCCGGCTTCTTTATATTTGCCCTCGCCAGTATTGGCTGTGCCCGCGCCACCAACGTTGACAGCCTGATGCTGTTTCGCTTTTTGCAGGCGCTTGGGGGTTCGGCCGGCCCGGTACTGGGGCGCGCCGCGGTGCGCGATATTTACACGCCACAACAATCAGCTCGCATCATGGCCATTCTGGCCAGCATTATGGCCCTGGCTCCGGCGCTGGCTCCCACCATTGGCGGCGTAATGGTGACCCATCTGGGTTGGGCATCGATTTTTTACGTGCTGGCCGGTTACGCCCTGGCAATGATGGCCATTGTTGCTATCGGCATACCCGAACCCATGCGCCCGGAATACCGCCAGCCACTTCGGCCTGCATCACTGCTGAAGAACTATCGCCTGATTGGCACCGACATCAGCTTTCTGGGTTATACCCTCACCAACAGCCTGATGTATTCAAGCCTGTTCGCCTTTATTTCCGGCTCGTCCTTCGTACTCATCGACTTTCTGGGGGTGTCGCCGCAGCACTTCGGGCTCTACTTTGCCTTTGTGGTGGCCGGCTACATAGTGGGCAACCTGCTGGCGGTGCGCTTGGGCACACGCCTGTCACCCGATCAGATCTTGCTCCGTGGTATTTTACTGGCTGCGGCCGGTGGCACCGTTATGGCATCATTGGCGCTGGCTGAGGTGTATTCGGTATGGGCGGTTATGCTGCCCCAGGCGGTAATTCTATGCGGCACCGGTATGGTACTGCCCCAGACCATGGCCGGCGCACTGGCAAATTTCCCGCGCATGGCAGGGTCAGCTTCTTCGCTGTTCGGCTTCGCACAGATGACCATAGCCGCCGGTTCCGGTGCTCTGGTAGGCTACCTACACGATGGCACGTCGCTGGTGATGGCACTGGTGATTGCAACGTCGACGTTCGCCGCGCTCGCCAGCTATGTACTATTGGTACAACGCTTCCCTGCACCGGGTTTCGAGCCGGAAGCCAGTGTTTAA
- a CDS encoding LysR family transcriptional regulator has translation MNPVEPFNLDLRALATFLVVLDEGSVSRAAVTLGVSQSAVSHTLERLRQALGDPLFVKSGRGITPTRYAQQAGPHIRQVLDDLRALSSGPPFSPQTADMVFTIAANDYERDLLLPGLLAILREQAPGIRLQVIAAGIPSAELLRQEACDLIVSPHPPEAGDIMQRGLMADRMVVFYDPARREPPHTLADFLKADHISLMLGSAEQPGLDQALNARNLRRTKRVSVSNFSALASLLYGTDMLAVAPERMGQQLLSRAAWVPLPFDYKPFTLLMIWHQRYQNDAAHRWLRNQINAVAATMNGMTQ, from the coding sequence ATGAACCCTGTTGAACCTTTCAATCTGGACCTGCGCGCCCTGGCCACCTTTTTGGTGGTGCTGGACGAAGGCAGCGTATCGCGGGCCGCAGTAACGCTTGGGGTCAGCCAGTCAGCCGTCAGCCACACCCTGGAACGCTTACGCCAGGCTTTGGGTGATCCGCTGTTTGTGAAATCCGGGCGTGGCATTACCCCTACCCGCTACGCCCAACAGGCCGGCCCGCATATTCGCCAGGTGCTGGATGATTTGCGCGCGCTGTCTTCCGGCCCGCCGTTCAGCCCGCAAACCGCCGATATGGTGTTTACTATCGCCGCCAACGATTACGAGCGCGACCTTCTGTTGCCCGGCTTGCTGGCCATTCTGCGTGAGCAGGCGCCGGGCATTCGCCTGCAGGTGATTGCTGCCGGCATTCCCAGCGCCGAGCTGTTACGCCAGGAAGCCTGCGATCTGATTGTGTCGCCTCACCCGCCAGAAGCCGGCGATATTATGCAACGTGGCCTGATGGCCGACCGTATGGTGGTATTTTATGATCCGGCCCGGCGCGAGCCGCCTCATACCCTGGCAGATTTTCTCAAAGCCGATCACATCAGCCTGATGCTGGGTTCCGCTGAACAACCGGGGCTGGACCAAGCCTTGAACGCACGCAATCTGCGCCGCACCAAGAGAGTGAGCGTGTCGAACTTCTCGGCCCTTGCCAGCCTTTTATACGGTACCGACATGTTGGCAGTGGCGCCGGAACGTATGGGTCAGCAGCTGTTGTCGCGGGCCGCCTGGGTGCCACTGCCGTTCGACTACAAGCCCTTTACCCTGTTGATGATCTGGCACCAGCGCTATCAAAACGATGCTGCCCACCGCTGGCTGCGCAACCAGATAAACGCGGTGGCGGCCACCATGAATGGAATGACGCAATAA
- a CDS encoding acyltransferase: MLSFLPAPVIGVLNSLLLLLNTLVWCLLLYIPALLKLIIPHKGFGVLCTKLIIRVAEIWVACNSGWMKLTQGTRWEVTGADELKQESWYLVLSNHQSWVDILAMQRVFHGKAPFLKFFLKQQLVWVPVIGLAWWGLDFPFMKRYSRQYLVKHPEKRGEDMKATRRACEKFQHTPVSIMNFVEGTRFTPAKHAAQKSPYIHLLPPKAGGVGFVLDAMGDSVKTLVDLTIAYPGGAPTFWRFLCGQVPEIKMEIHTVAIPDNLKGRDYMADSEYRRNVKLWLAEQWQAKDQRLTQMLGQSPASAPAASD, translated from the coding sequence ATGCTCAGTTTTTTACCTGCGCCGGTGATTGGTGTACTGAACTCGTTGCTGTTGTTACTGAACACCCTGGTGTGGTGCCTGTTGTTATATATTCCGGCGCTGTTGAAGCTGATTATTCCCCACAAGGGGTTTGGTGTGCTGTGCACCAAGCTGATTATTCGCGTGGCCGAAATTTGGGTAGCGTGTAACAGTGGCTGGATGAAACTCACCCAGGGCACCCGCTGGGAAGTGACCGGGGCCGACGAGCTGAAGCAGGAAAGCTGGTATCTGGTGCTTAGTAACCACCAGAGCTGGGTGGATATTCTGGCCATGCAGCGGGTTTTTCACGGCAAGGCACCGTTTCTGAAGTTCTTTCTGAAGCAGCAGCTGGTGTGGGTACCGGTGATCGGCTTGGCCTGGTGGGGGCTGGATTTCCCGTTCATGAAGCGCTATTCGCGCCAGTATCTGGTAAAGCACCCCGAAAAACGCGGTGAAGATATGAAAGCCACCCGCCGCGCGTGCGAGAAGTTCCAGCACACGCCCGTCAGCATTATGAACTTCGTAGAAGGCACGCGCTTTACGCCGGCCAAGCACGCCGCCCAAAAATCACCCTATATTCACCTGTTACCGCCCAAAGCTGGCGGTGTCGGTTTTGTGTTAGACGCTATGGGTGACTCCGTCAAAACATTGGTGGATTTGACCATTGCCTACCCCGGCGGTGCGCCGACCTTCTGGCGGTTCTTGTGTGGCCAGGTACCAGAAATCAAAATGGAAATTCACACCGTGGCCATTCCCGACAACCTGAAAGGCCGCGACTACATGGCCGACTCTGAATACCGCCGCAACGTAAAGCTTTGGCTTGCCGAACAGTGGCAAGCCAAAGACCAGCGCCTTACGCAGATGCTGGGACAGAGTCCTGCTTCGGCTCCTGCAGCGTCAGATTGA
- a CDS encoding ribonuclease R family protein, with the protein MLNADALSQLRQLKSDIEEHKVVLPGTVKATNGRFGFVALDDGRDVFLPPEEMQKVLPGDRITITEQDVEKGKTQGLVEELLNSSLDTFVGRYQVKGKGHFVVPETAGINRWIFIPPKERNDAQPGDYIYCRLHRHPIKDGKGQARVLRVIGQAGDAGIERALTMAGFDLSDAWPEAVQQHAQALSEDAIAAHSAGREDRCSQPYVTIDSPGTQDMDDALMAVPNATGWALSIAIADPTALIEPGSATEREAMRRATAIYFPGEPLPMLPDAASTRLCSLQPDVTRLALICDLQVNNDGSLGDYSFHQASIRSHGKLSYELVANLIDGREDDDIKALSPTVSNSLDQLHQAATALRRWRVEHALISGDRTDFRLRLDENRRIRSIEPTVQNEAHRLVEECMVAANRCAADFLSQHNKGLFICHSGLRADRHDNIRKLLEQHAPQLAELDVAQAESFKTLMKTADSLNTDAPVKSIVARQLARAELAFSPAPHQGMGLAAYTTFTSPLRRFTDFYVHRVIKSLIWQAPLEELDNNALSTLQATLIQARQAANGVENWLKSEFAKTLGDDDMGGVISRTIPAGFFVRLNCNGLEGFVSCRDLDGKYSFDPVTLRLIHNKNGRIFQLDQAVTVRLAGVDDERRQINLTLQEPKQDSVPASA; encoded by the coding sequence ATGCTCAATGCCGACGCTCTCAGCCAGTTGCGCCAGCTGAAATCCGATATCGAAGAACACAAAGTGGTCTTGCCCGGCACCGTAAAAGCAACCAATGGCCGCTTTGGCTTTGTTGCCCTGGATGACGGCAGAGATGTGTTTCTTCCGCCCGAGGAAATGCAAAAAGTGCTTCCTGGCGACCGCATCACCATCACCGAACAGGATGTCGAGAAAGGCAAAACCCAAGGCTTGGTGGAAGAGCTGCTGAACAGCTCGCTGGATACCTTCGTAGGCCGCTACCAGGTCAAGGGCAAAGGTCACTTTGTGGTGCCGGAAACCGCGGGCATTAACCGCTGGATTTTCATACCGCCAAAAGAGCGAAACGATGCCCAGCCCGGTGATTACATATATTGCCGCCTGCACCGCCATCCGATCAAAGACGGCAAAGGCCAGGCCAGGGTACTGCGGGTAATAGGCCAGGCCGGCGACGCCGGTATTGAACGGGCGCTGACCATGGCCGGCTTTGATTTGTCCGACGCCTGGCCAGAGGCAGTGCAGCAACACGCCCAGGCACTCAGTGAAGACGCCATAGCCGCGCACAGCGCCGGCCGCGAAGACCGCTGCTCGCAGCCCTATGTCACCATTGACAGCCCCGGCACCCAAGACATGGACGACGCCCTGATGGCGGTGCCAAATGCCACCGGCTGGGCGCTGTCGATTGCGATTGCCGACCCCACCGCACTGATTGAGCCAGGCAGCGCCACCGAGCGCGAAGCCATGCGCCGTGCCACTGCCATTTACTTCCCGGGCGAGCCGCTGCCGATGCTGCCCGACGCCGCCAGCACCCGCCTGTGTTCGCTTCAGCCTGACGTTACGCGCCTGGCTTTGATATGCGATCTGCAGGTTAACAACGATGGCAGTCTGGGCGATTACAGCTTTCACCAGGCCAGCATCCGCTCCCACGGCAAGCTCAGCTATGAACTGGTTGCCAACTTGATTGACGGCCGCGAAGACGACGACATTAAAGCTCTGTCGCCAACTGTGTCTAACAGCCTCGACCAGCTGCACCAAGCCGCTACGGCGCTGCGTCGCTGGCGCGTCGAACACGCTCTGATTAGTGGTGACCGCACGGACTTCCGCCTGCGGCTGGACGAAAACCGCCGGATTCGCAGCATCGAACCCACGGTTCAAAATGAAGCCCATCGCCTGGTAGAAGAATGCATGGTGGCGGCCAACCGCTGCGCCGCCGACTTTCTTTCACAGCACAACAAGGGCCTGTTTATTTGTCACAGCGGCCTGCGCGCCGACCGTCACGACAACATCCGCAAGCTGCTGGAACAACACGCGCCCCAGCTTGCAGAGCTGGACGTTGCCCAGGCAGAAAGTTTCAAAACACTGATGAAAACCGCCGACAGCCTGAACACGGATGCCCCGGTGAAATCCATTGTCGCGCGCCAACTGGCCCGCGCCGAGCTGGCTTTCAGTCCCGCACCGCACCAGGGTATGGGGCTTGCTGCCTACACCACGTTTACCTCGCCGCTACGCAGGTTCACTGACTTTTACGTGCACCGGGTGATCAAGTCACTGATCTGGCAGGCGCCGCTAGAAGAATTGGACAACAACGCACTCAGCACACTTCAGGCGACCCTGATACAGGCTCGCCAGGCCGCCAACGGCGTAGAGAACTGGCTTAAAAGCGAATTTGCAAAAACCCTGGGCGACGACGATATGGGCGGCGTTATCAGCCGCACCATTCCCGCCGGCTTTTTTGTACGCTTAAATTGCAACGGTTTGGAAGGGTTTGTCAGCTGCCGTGACCTGGATGGCAAATACAGTTTTGACCCGGTCACCCTGCGTCTGATTCACAACAAAAATGGCCGCATCTTCCAACTCGACCAGGCCGTTACCGTGCGCCTGGCCGGGGTGGATGACGAACGCCGTCAGATCAATCTGACGCTGCAGGAGCCGAAGCAGGACTCTGTCCCAGCATCTGCGTAA
- a CDS encoding DUF411 domain-containing protein — MKQRTLAIILGASLSFGSALVSAETERNIHVYKSPTCGCCTDWVKHLEDNGFEVDVSEVDNVTPVKIEAGLTPALASCHTAFIDDYVIEGHVPADDIKRLLSQTPQARGLSVPGMPAGSPGMEMGDRKDPYQVLLFNANGQTRVFAEHN, encoded by the coding sequence ATGAAACAACGCACATTGGCCATTATTCTTGGCGCCAGCCTCAGCTTTGGCTCGGCTCTGGTCAGCGCTGAAACTGAGCGCAACATTCACGTTTACAAGTCGCCCACCTGTGGCTGTTGCACCGACTGGGTAAAGCATCTAGAGGATAACGGCTTTGAGGTAGACGTCAGCGAAGTCGACAATGTTACGCCGGTGAAAATCGAAGCCGGTCTGACACCGGCTTTGGCAAGTTGCCACACCGCGTTTATCGACGACTACGTGATTGAAGGCCACGTGCCTGCGGACGACATCAAGCGCCTGTTAAGCCAAACGCCCCAAGCCCGCGGCTTGAGCGTGCCGGGCATGCCTGCAGGCTCACCGGGAATGGAAATGGGCGATCGCAAAGACCCGTACCAAGTGCTGTTATTCAACGCCAACGGCCAGACCCGGGTGTTCGCCGAACACAACTGA